The Lycium barbarum isolate Lr01 chromosome 9, ASM1917538v2, whole genome shotgun sequence genome has a segment encoding these proteins:
- the LOC132609924 gene encoding protein KTI12 homolog — protein MALVVICGQPCSGKSTAAACLAEALRQTEPEPSVRAIDETSFHLSRNQSYANMTEEKNLRGVLRSEVDRSLSKDGIVIVDSLNSIKGYRYELWCLARAAGIRYCVVHCDVDEQSCRTWNGERRERGEPSYDDNIFEDLVRRFERPDSKNRWDSPLFELWPAKEGIDKSSTTMVDALSYLTKKVDSKTRDVKILQPTIATQSTRGSEANSLYKMDRATQEVTSAIMEAQSRALGGPLNGVSLGPGIPTVDISRSVGLPELRRLRRTFIKLAGQTSLSGPAPPSDADSAKRMFVDYLNRELGSG, from the coding sequence ATGGCATTGGTTGTTATATGTGGTCAACCATGTAGCGGGAAATCAACAGCTGCAGCTTGTTTAGCCGAAGCGCTTAGACAAACAGAACCAGAACCATCAGTTAGAGCGATCGATGAAACTTCGTTTCATCTTAGTCGCAACCAAAGCTACGCGAACATGACCGAGGAAAAGAATTTAAGAGGCGTATTGAGGTCCGAAGTTGACAGATCTTTGTCGAAGGACGGTATAGTTATAGTGGATTCTCTTAATAGCATAAAGGGCTATAGATATGAGTTATGGTGTTTGGCTAGAGCAGCAGGGATTAGATATTGTGTCGTCCATTGTGATGTCGACGAACAATCTTGTAGAACATGGAATGGAGAACGTCGTGAGAGAGGAGAACCGTCTTATGATGATAATATATTTGAAGATCTTGTGAGAAGGTTTGAAAGGCCGGATAGCAAAAATCGATGGGATTCTCCATTGTTCGAGTTATGGCCAGCTAAAGAAGGAATTGATAAATCGTCTACAACTATGGTCGATGCTTTGAGCTATTTAACGAAAAAAGTAGACTCGAAAACAAGGGATGTTAAGATTCTACAACCAACCATTGCGACCCAAAGTACACGAGGTTCGGAGGCAAATTCTTTATACAAGATGGATAGGGCGACACAAGAAGTTACGAGTGCTATTATGGAAGCTCAGTCCCGTGCTCTCGGGGGTCCTCTAAATGGTGTATCTCTTGGTCCAGGAATACCAACTGTAGATATTTCGAGATCTGTTGGCCTGCCAGAGCTGCGTAGGCTACGACGAACTTTCATCAAGCTTGCTGGACAGACAAGCTTGAGCGGGCCGGCCCCTCCTTCAGATGCTGATAGTGCAAAAAGGATGTTTGTTGATTACTTAAACAGAGAACTAGGAAGTGGTTGA
- the LOC132608774 gene encoding serine/threonine protein kinase KIN1-like, which yields MDQFRQIGEVVGSLKALMVLKNDIQINQRQCCFLHDMFVQAFDVISEEIKHNLRLNERNTKWKALEQPMKELHRVFKEGELYIKYCLDVKDLWGKAISLHMNRECVEFHIHNLLCCFPVVIEAIETAAEISGFDEEEMMNRRGTLMKKYDRELIDPRFFQWMFGKQYLVTREICSRLESSWKEDKWLLIETIRQKKTETLLKYEQRLGDLLLWKLDGVEPINKILLPSSILVGSNDYNVKRRLGSWGEHVKEIQWLGENFALRNFFGEVEPLHDEISLVFSLSHPNILQYHCGFYDEERKEGYLVMELMNDTLAMYIKEHSGQRKRPPFSTSAAVDIMLQIAKGMEYLHSRKIYHGELNPSHVLLKARTESYFHAKLKGFGLTSIKSTYKTANQNPADSIIWYAPEVLAEQEKPGSKCAYKYTEKADVYSFGMICFQILTGKVPFDEGHLQGEKVVRNIRAGERPLFPYPSPKYLVNLTRRCWHTNPNLRPRFSSLCRILRYIKKVLVINPEHGQPETAPPLVDYCDLEAGYLKKFGEEENTSLTPVSQVPFQMFAYRLIEKEKIYGKNWDPSNDGFSSVHRRASMQSDDGQLAAMDDLFLAPSDGRSVCSEIIDRKDSRLFDQRSAISEIPHRSRLFLFDQTSVGSESPERRFSSVAAAADETFLFTDSPDRKAVSTPIVNRSPRVDTLKKKIVSSMSKKFLDYQEKAMSPKAGDEKPSSNVAAAQNLLSPRTLEQTKSAEQNLESPRTLEKTKSAEENLVSPPTFEKTKSAEENLAAPRTTETIKSAEQNLESPRTSEKMKPADQNLVSPSTSEKKIVSYDQKLTSSEAREKKHASDDQKLISSEAPEKKHSSDEQKLRRSKSTPEKTKSLAANEKPLRGEQVQRKSLRTRRITNQKLTKNVEKIVPEANQISISSENHQTNASKPSNQKIAVKKDTSRRKVQDMKTSSIPDKLIDDSPRSSPARVNRIHSSSPMSSPTRTPKTYSRSPAIASKGYEYHSPSSSPLNPCTRCSRVNRECQPSGMSPHIQRGKAHISHSEIA from the exons ATGGATCAATTCAGGCAGATTGGTGAAGTAGTTGGGAGCTTGAAAGCTCTAATGGTGCTGAAAAATGATATTCAAATCAATCAAAGGCAATGTTGTTTTCTACATGATATGTTTGTTCAAGCTTTTGATGTCATTTCTGAAGAAATCAAACATAATTTAAGGTTAAATGAGAGGAATACAAAGTGGAAAGCTCTTGAGCAACCAATGAAAGAGCTTCATAGGGTCTTTAAAGAAGGCgaattgtatataaagtactgTTTGGATGTGAAAGATTTGTGGGGAAAAGCTATAAGTCTCCATATGAACAGAGAATGTGTTGAGTTTCACATTCATAACTTGCTTTGTTGTTTCCCTGTTGTTATTGAAGCCATTGAGACTGCTGCAGAAATATCAGGATTCGACGAGGAAGAAATGATGAACAGGAGAGGCACGCTTATGAAGAAATACGATAGGGAATTGATCGATCCTAGGTTTTTCCAGTGGATGTTTGGGAAGCAGTACTTAGTCACTCGCGAAATATGCAGCCGGTTGGAGAGTTCTTGGAAAGAGGATAAATGGTTGCTTATCGAAACGATAAGGCAAAAGAAAACAGAAACTTTGTTGAAGTATGAACAAAGGCTTGGAGACTTATTGCTATGGAAATTAGATGGTGTTGAACCAATTAACAAAATACTATTACCTAGTTCAATCTTAGTCGGATCAAACGATTACAATGTGAAGAGGCGTTTAGGGTCTTGGGGAGAACATGTTAAGGAGATACAATGGTTAGGAGAAAATTTTGCTCTAAGGAACTTTTTCGGAGAGGTTGAACCGTTGCATGACGAGATTTCTCTCGTATTTTCGCTATCTCACCCCAACATTTTACAATATCATTGTGGTTTTTATGATGAAGAAAGGAAAGAAGGGTACCTTGTTATGGAGCTGATGAACGATACTCTTGCGATGTACATAAAAGAGCATTCGGGTCAGAGGAAGAGACCGCCTTTTTCAACCTCTGCTGCGGTTGATATTATGCTTCAGATTGCAAAAGGGATGGAGTACCTGCACTCGAGAAAGATCTATCACGGAGAATTGAACCCGTCTCATGTCCTCCTTAAAGCAAGGACGGAGAGCTATTTTCACGCGAAACTCAAAGGCTTTGGCTTAACTTCCATCAAAAGTACTTACAAAACAGCCAACCAAAATCCAGCTGATTCCATCATATGGTATGCCCCGGAAGTACTCGCTGAACAAGAAAAGCCGGGAAGCAAATGTGCCTACAAGTACACAGAGAAAGCCGATGTCTATAGCTTCGGGATGATTTGCTTTCAAATTTTAACAGGGAAAGTTCCGTTTGATGAAGGACATTTGCAAGGGGAGAAAGTTGTGCGAAATATCAGAGCGGGAGAAAGGCCACTTTTCCCGTATCCTTCGCCTAAATACCTCGTGAACTTAACGAGAAGATGCTGGCACACGAACCCAAATCTTCGTCCACGTTTCTCGTCTCTATGCAGGATTTTACGTTATATTAAGAAGGTCCTCGTCATAAATCCGGAACATGGCCAGCCTGAAACTGCCCCTCCACTTGTTGACTATTGCGATCTTGAGGCTGGCTACTTGAAGAAATTTGGTGAAGAGGAGAACACGAGTTTGACCCCG GTATCACAGGTTCCTTTTCAGATGTTTGCTTACCGGCTCATTGAGAAAGAGAAGATTTATGGAAAGAACTGGGACCCATCAAATGACGGTTTTTCTTCGGTCCATAGGCGAGCGTCCATGCAGAGTGATGATGGGCAACTGGCTGCGATGGACGATCTATTTCTTGCACCAAGCGATGGAAGGTCAGTTTGCTCGGAGATAATTGACAGGAAAGATTCGAGATTGTTTGATCAAAGGTCAGCTATCTCCGAGATACCACATAGATCGAGGCTTTTCTTATTTGATCAAACATCAGTTGGCTCTGAGAGTCCGGAGAGGAGATTCTCGTCTGTGGCAGCAGCAGCAGATGAAACGTTTTTGTTCACTGATAGTCCGGACAGGAAAGCAGTATCAACACCGATAGTCAATAGGTCACCACGCGTCGACACATTGAAGAAAAAGATCGTCTCATCTATGAGCAAGAAATTTTTGGACTACCAGGAAAAGGCAATGTCTCCAAAAGCAGGTGACGAAAAACCTTCGTCAAACGTAGCAGCTGCGCAAAATTTACTATCTCCTCGGACTTTAGAGCAGACAAAATCAGCTGAGCAAAATTTAGAATCTCCTCGGACGTTAGAGAAAACAAAATCAGCTGAAGAAAATTTAGTATCTCCTCCGACTTTTGAGAAGACAAAATCAGCTGAAGAAAATTTAGCAGCTCCACGAACTACAGAGACGATAAAATCAGCTGAACAAAATTTAGAATCTCCTCGGACTTCAGAGAAGATGAAACCAGCAGACCAAAATTTAGTATCTCCTTCGACTTCAGAGAAGAAAATTGTATCTTATGATCAGAAACTGACTAGTTCTGAGGCTCGAGAAAAGAAACATGCATCGGACGATCAGAAACTGATTAGTTCTGAGGCTCCTGAGAAGAAACATTCATCTGATGAACAGAAATTACGACGTTCGAAGAGTACTCCAGAAAAGACGAAGTCATTAGCTGCCAATGAGAAACCACTTCGTGGCGAGCAAGTGCAAAGGAAAAGTTTGAGGACTAGGAGAATAACAAACCAGAAGTTAACCAAGAATGTAGAGAAGATAGTTCCTGAAGCTAATCAAATTTCAATATCATCAGAGAATCACCAGACAAATGCATCCAAGCCCAGCAATCAAAAGATAGCAGTCAAGAAAGATACATCACGCAGAAAAGTCCAGGACATGAAGACTAGCAGTATACCAG ATAAACTGATCGATGACTCACCAAGATCTTCACCAGCTAGAGTTAATAGAATACATTCATCATCGCCAATGTCCTCTCCAACACGAACCCCAAAGACATATTCAAGATCACCAGCAATCGCCTCGAAGGGATACGAATATCATTCCCCGAGTTCATCACCATTAAATCCATGTACGCGATGTTCAAGAGTAAACCGAGAGTGCCAACCTTCAGGTATGAGCCCACATATACAGAGGGGAAAAGCTCATATCTCTCATTCCGAGATAGCTTAG